Proteins encoded by one window of Ignavibacteriota bacterium:
- a CDS encoding SDR family oxidoreductase encodes MRALITGATSGIGYDMALQLAEQGINLVLASRNEDKMIGLKNELSSKVEVDYFVSDLSKEKSAKKLYNEVCSKYPEIDILINNSGYGLFGKNNDFDPDMLEEMIILNAASLTSLSRLFGNDMSKRGKGYILNVASTAAFQPIPYFAAYSASKTYVRNFSKSLHHELKNNGVSVTCLHPGPTSTNFFEVALKGEKFKLFEGKPMMTSKEVARIGINAMFERRVTVTSGISNQLISFFLPLIPLAIVERVLRNYIKG; translated from the coding sequence ATGAGAGCTTTAATAACCGGAGCAACTTCGGGCATTGGATATGATATGGCTTTGCAGCTTGCAGAACAGGGAATAAATCTTGTTCTTGCGAGCCGAAATGAAGATAAGATGATTGGGTTGAAAAATGAATTAAGCAGTAAAGTTGAAGTAGATTATTTTGTGTCAGACTTATCGAAAGAGAAATCTGCAAAAAAATTATACAATGAAGTTTGCTCAAAATATCCTGAAATTGATATACTAATTAATAATTCCGGTTACGGGCTTTTTGGAAAAAATAATGATTTTGACCCTGATATGCTCGAAGAGATGATAATACTGAATGCGGCATCTCTGACTTCGCTATCACGACTGTTCGGGAATGATATGTCCAAGCGTGGCAAAGGATACATTCTGAATGTCGCTTCAACAGCAGCCTTTCAGCCTATCCCCTACTTTGCGGCATATTCTGCAAGTAAAACGTATGTAAGAAATTTCTCTAAATCTCTTCATCATGAACTAAAAAACAATGGAGTTTCAGTTACTTGTCTTCATCCGGGACCTACATCTACAAATTTTTTTGAAGTTGCACTAAAAGGTGAAAAATTCAAATTATTTGAAGGGAAACCAATGATGACATCTAAAGAAGTTGCGAGAATTGGAATAAATGCAATGTTTGAAAGAAGAGTAACAGTCACTTCAGGAATTTCAAATCAGTTAATCTCATTTTTTCTGCCACTAATACCATTAGCAATAGTTGAGCGTGTCCTTAGAAATTATATTAAAGGCTGA
- a CDS encoding hybrid sensor histidine kinase/response regulator — translation MSQASQNIDTTMLELFAIELESHSKTLERGLLGLETNCSPRIFESLMRAAHSIKGAARIIGLNKAVKLAHEMEDIFENARKNDMELSGQTIQTLLECSDFYSSLLNVEINEIPDLIDNKSDEIEVLISNLKSSPPAQKTVTVHKNGKNGTSTKKDVINPTLTETQNYRRTPENIQIDSTLMDLFKSEIFSNSKFLIEKLLSPDGNLNTDALTDLHRAVHSIKGASRIVGIEESFLIGSKLENIFDEIISGKSINVNLNAVEYAVTLLSKMPDSNIAELIKYFRELDIESIINNLDQPQIPTSVLSSAQSLQTEDIKVSEKEKDEIINQNVHEKVDSEIHIPNSGFDKKEERFVRVLSENLNRLLGLTGEILVQTKSLKPFSKDMQKIKVGLLELNSFKEQIYQELYREGISDDINAKFHESSKQLDFILSTIINYIENFENFSRRLEMTSDRLYNEAVETRMKPFSEGVVGFPRLVRDVSRQLGKKVELEIKGENTKVDRDILEKLEAPLNHLIRNAIDHGLESGDERIFAGKSETGKIILEARHSSGMLLISISDDGKGINVDNLRKSIVDRGFSTDEMASSLSTAELYDFLFLPGFSTRHEVTEISGRGVGLDVVFSMVNVVGGVIKVDSEFGKGTIFQLQLPLTLSVIRTMLVEVGAEPYAVPLSRIDRVLTLNRNDIKSVENLQYIEYGGENIGIVNARQIFGLGRENSPNIFYHVVILSDRLNRYGLAVDKLISQPDLVVMPLDRKLGKIPNISSGAILEDGTPVLILDVDDVVRSIDRITKSGQIDRVASDDKKAGKKILHILVVDDSLTVREVERKLLENRGYYVTVAIDGIDGWNTLHRDKFDLIISDIDMPRMNGIEMVRRIKSDPKFREIPVMIVSYKDREEDRRLGLEAGANYYLTKSSFHDDTLLEAVIDLIGKP, via the coding sequence GTGAGCCAAGCATCTCAGAATATTGACACCACAATGCTCGAACTATTTGCAATTGAGCTCGAAAGTCACAGCAAAACTTTGGAACGCGGACTACTTGGGCTTGAAACCAACTGCAGTCCCCGCATATTCGAATCACTGATGAGGGCTGCTCATTCAATTAAAGGAGCGGCAAGAATAATTGGTCTGAATAAAGCTGTCAAACTTGCTCATGAAATGGAAGATATTTTTGAAAATGCCCGAAAAAATGACATGGAGCTTAGCGGGCAAACTATTCAAACCTTACTTGAATGCAGTGATTTTTATTCTTCATTATTGAATGTTGAAATTAATGAAATACCCGATTTAATTGACAATAAATCAGATGAAATTGAAGTACTGATTAGCAATCTGAAATCATCACCACCGGCACAAAAAACAGTAACTGTACATAAAAATGGCAAGAATGGAACTTCGACTAAAAAAGATGTTATTAATCCGACATTAACAGAAACTCAAAATTATAGAAGAACTCCTGAAAATATTCAGATTGATTCTACTTTGATGGATTTGTTCAAAAGTGAAATATTTTCCAATTCAAAATTTTTAATCGAAAAATTATTAAGTCCTGATGGAAATCTTAACACAGATGCTTTGACTGACTTGCACAGGGCGGTTCATTCTATCAAAGGTGCATCAAGAATTGTAGGCATCGAAGAATCTTTTCTGATTGGCTCTAAACTTGAAAATATTTTCGATGAAATTATTAGTGGCAAATCTATTAATGTTAATTTGAATGCTGTTGAATATGCAGTAACTTTACTCAGCAAAATGCCAGATAGCAATATTGCAGAGCTGATTAAATATTTCAGAGAATTGGATATAGAATCAATTATAAACAATCTTGACCAACCACAAATTCCTACTTCAGTTTTAAGCTCAGCTCAATCTCTACAAACCGAAGATATTAAGGTGTCCGAAAAAGAAAAAGATGAAATAATAAACCAAAATGTACATGAAAAAGTTGATTCTGAAATTCACATTCCGAATTCAGGTTTTGATAAAAAAGAAGAGCGTTTTGTAAGAGTACTTTCTGAAAATTTGAACCGTTTACTTGGACTAACCGGTGAAATTCTTGTTCAGACTAAATCTTTGAAGCCATTTTCGAAGGATATGCAAAAGATTAAAGTTGGACTCCTTGAACTAAATTCATTCAAAGAACAAATATATCAAGAATTATACCGCGAAGGAATTTCAGATGACATAAATGCAAAATTTCATGAGTCTTCAAAGCAACTTGATTTTATATTATCAACTATTATAAATTACATCGAAAATTTTGAGAATTTCTCACGCCGTCTTGAGATGACATCAGACCGTTTATACAATGAAGCTGTCGAAACACGTATGAAACCCTTCAGCGAAGGCGTTGTAGGCTTTCCAAGGCTTGTCAGAGATGTTTCACGTCAGCTTGGAAAGAAAGTAGAGCTCGAAATTAAAGGTGAAAATACTAAAGTTGACCGTGATATTTTAGAGAAACTCGAAGCGCCTCTTAATCATCTTATTCGTAATGCGATTGACCACGGCTTAGAATCAGGTGATGAAAGAATATTTGCAGGAAAATCAGAAACCGGAAAAATTATTCTTGAAGCTCGTCACAGTTCGGGAATGCTTCTTATCTCGATTTCAGATGACGGAAAAGGCATAAATGTAGATAACTTGAGAAAATCCATTGTTGATCGAGGTTTTTCAACTGATGAAATGGCTTCCTCACTTAGTACGGCTGAACTTTATGATTTTCTCTTTCTTCCGGGATTTTCTACCCGTCATGAAGTAACCGAAATTTCAGGAAGAGGTGTAGGTTTAGATGTAGTATTTTCAATGGTAAATGTGGTGGGTGGTGTAATCAAAGTTGATTCCGAGTTTGGAAAAGGAACAATTTTCCAGCTTCAATTGCCCCTTACACTATCAGTTATTCGTACAATGCTTGTAGAAGTTGGTGCAGAGCCTTATGCAGTACCGTTATCGAGGATTGACAGAGTATTGACTCTCAATCGGAATGATATTAAATCAGTTGAGAATTTACAATATATTGAATATGGCGGTGAAAATATCGGCATTGTTAATGCAAGACAGATTTTCGGTCTTGGCAGGGAAAATTCTCCAAATATTTTTTATCATGTAGTAATTCTTAGTGACAGACTAAATCGTTATGGTCTTGCAGTTGATAAGCTTATTTCCCAACCTGACCTTGTAGTAATGCCTCTTGACAGGAAATTGGGAAAAATTCCCAATATTTCATCGGGTGCAATTCTTGAGGACGGTACCCCTGTTCTGATTCTTGATGTTGATGATGTTGTAAGGTCAATTGATAGAATAACAAAATCCGGACAAATTGACAGAGTTGCTTCCGATGACAAAAAAGCCGGCAAAAAGATTTTGCATATACTTGTCGTGGATGATTCGCTTACAGTCAGGGAAGTTGAGCGTAAATTGCTTGAAAACAGAGGATATTATGTTACAGTGGCTATTGATGGTATTGATGGCTGGAATACACTGCACAGAGACAAGTTCGATTTAATTATCAGCGATATTGATATGCCGCGAATGAACGGTATCGAAATGGTCAGACGTATTAAAAGTGATCCTAAATTCAGGGAAATTCCAGTAATGATTGTATCTTACAAAGACCGTGAAGAAGACCGAAGACTCGGACTTGAAGCCGGAGCAAATTACTATCTCACAAAAAGCAGTTTCCACGATGATACATTATTAGAAGCAGTTATTGACCTGATTGGAAAACCTTAG
- a CDS encoding carboxymuconolactone decarboxylase family protein — protein MSIFTDFHNRREAGNSAVLKQDFLPYKRFYNLDSNAYSDGEVPPKYKELMGLASSAVLRCNDCILYHLEKSVECGASRNEINETLNIALVIGGSIVIPHLRFALTALDELIGMDSE, from the coding sequence ATGAGCATTTTCACAGATTTTCATAATAGGCGGGAAGCAGGCAATAGTGCTGTATTGAAGCAGGATTTTCTTCCTTACAAAAGGTTTTATAATCTTGATTCAAATGCATATTCCGATGGTGAAGTTCCGCCAAAGTATAAAGAGCTTATGGGGCTTGCCTCTTCGGCAGTCCTCAGGTGCAATGATTGTATTTTATACCATCTTGAAAAATCTGTTGAGTGCGGCGCCTCAAGAAATGAAATCAACGAAACGCTTAATATTGCGCTTGTAATTGGTGGCTCAATTGTTATCCCTCACCTTAGATTTGCGCTTACTGCTCTGGATGAACTTATTGGAATGGATTCCGAATGA
- a CDS encoding fused response regulator/phosphatase, with the protein MSNSIQEILNPIKSNLKIKVLLVDDQMIVGETVKRMFADESDIELHFCQQPAEAIKTAQDIEPTVILQDLVMPDIDGLTLVKFYRASAKLKDIPIIVLSSKEEATTKAESFSVGANDYLVKLPDKIELIARIRYHSQGYINLLERNLAYESLEKSQNALARELAKAGEYVVSLLPPPIKNNEVDTFWRFIPSAQLGGDAFGYHWLDSDNFAMYLLDVCGHGVGSALMSVSALNVLRGESLAGADYKDPASLLAALNRSYQMSDHNGLYFTIWYGVFNKQSKTLKYASGGHPPAFVKLPNGENLQLANDNFIIGGLPEFPYTSSEVQLELPAEIFIYSDGVYEIEKPDGIIWELDEMFDFVIKNPGKDYFEIDNLLAYIKELSGKDILDDDYSMMKIVLK; encoded by the coding sequence ATGTCTAATTCTATACAGGAAATTCTAAATCCAATTAAATCGAATTTAAAAATTAAGGTTCTGCTGGTTGATGACCAAATGATTGTCGGAGAGACAGTTAAAAGAATGTTCGCAGATGAAAGCGATATCGAGCTTCACTTTTGTCAACAGCCGGCTGAAGCGATAAAAACAGCTCAGGATATCGAACCTACAGTGATTCTCCAGGATTTGGTAATGCCTGATATTGATGGTTTAACTCTGGTTAAATTTTACAGAGCATCAGCAAAACTCAAAGATATACCAATTATTGTGTTATCCTCAAAAGAAGAAGCCACTACAAAGGCTGAGTCTTTTTCAGTTGGTGCCAATGATTATTTGGTGAAATTGCCGGATAAAATTGAATTAATTGCAAGAATTCGTTATCACTCGCAGGGTTATATTAATCTTCTAGAGAGAAATTTGGCATACGAGTCACTTGAAAAAAGTCAAAATGCACTTGCCAGAGAGCTTGCCAAAGCCGGAGAATATGTTGTATCGTTATTGCCGCCACCAATTAAAAATAATGAAGTGGATACTTTCTGGCGATTTATTCCTTCGGCTCAGCTTGGTGGAGATGCATTTGGGTATCATTGGTTGGATAGTGATAATTTTGCAATGTATTTGCTTGATGTCTGTGGACATGGTGTTGGTTCGGCATTAATGTCAGTTTCAGCCTTGAACGTGCTTCGAGGTGAATCTCTCGCCGGTGCTGATTATAAAGACCCGGCAAGCTTGCTTGCGGCATTGAACCGCTCTTATCAGATGTCTGACCATAACGGACTTTATTTTACTATTTGGTATGGCGTTTTTAATAAGCAGTCAAAAACTTTAAAATATGCTTCGGGTGGTCACCCTCCTGCTTTTGTAAAGTTGCCGAATGGTGAAAATTTACAGCTCGCCAATGATAATTTTATTATTGGTGGATTGCCTGAATTTCCTTATACAAGCAGTGAAGTTCAGCTCGAACTTCCTGCGGAAATTTTTATTTATTCCGATGGTGTTTATGAAATTGAAAAGCCCGACGGAATTATCTGGGAACTTGATGAAATGTTTGATTTTGTAATAAAAAATCCCGGTAAAGACTATTTCGAAATTGACAATTTGCTTGCATATATTAAGGAATTATCAGGAAAAGATATACTTGATGATGATTATTCAATGATGAAAATCGTCTTAAAATAA
- the cheB gene encoding chemotaxis-specific protein-glutamate methyltransferase CheB: MRIAIVNDIELEIEVLRRTLKMHQEYDIIWTAKNGKEAIEKFQYIKPDLILMNLTMPLMDGSTATREIMKISPVAILIVTTSVSGNQGKVFEAMGYGALDVVSTPVLSPTGEVIGADDLIKKIEIFKKLINYHKVVPKNISKFSDNSQRTRLIAIGASTGGPKALSQIIEKIPFDIPAAIVIIQHVDAQFAIGLADWLTNYSSMPVKIAENCKSPDNGNIYVASTNDHLYLNSSGKFEYASEPLENHFRPSVDVFFNSLQANWIYPDVAVLLTGMGSDGAYGLRQLKKSGWHTIAQDEETSVVYGMPKAAKELNAASEILPIGEIADAIIKKIYLRRDNV, translated from the coding sequence ATGAGAATAGCAATAGTTAATGATATCGAGCTAGAAATCGAAGTTTTAAGACGCACTCTAAAAATGCATCAGGAATATGATATTATCTGGACTGCAAAAAACGGCAAGGAAGCTATTGAGAAATTTCAGTATATTAAACCTGATTTAATTTTAATGAATCTCACTATGCCTTTGATGGATGGCTCAACAGCTACACGTGAAATAATGAAAATTTCTCCGGTTGCAATTTTGATTGTTACTACCTCAGTCTCCGGAAATCAGGGTAAAGTTTTTGAGGCGATGGGCTACGGTGCTTTGGATGTTGTGAGTACTCCTGTTTTAAGCCCGACAGGTGAGGTTATTGGGGCAGATGATTTAATTAAAAAGATAGAAATATTCAAAAAATTGATAAATTATCATAAAGTTGTACCTAAGAACATCTCGAAATTTTCAGATAACAGCCAAAGAACAAGACTAATTGCTATTGGCGCTTCCACAGGTGGTCCTAAAGCATTATCTCAAATAATTGAGAAAATACCTTTTGATATTCCTGCGGCGATTGTAATTATTCAGCATGTAGATGCTCAGTTTGCAATTGGCCTTGCTGATTGGCTCACCAATTACTCATCTATGCCTGTAAAAATTGCTGAAAACTGCAAATCCCCTGATAATGGAAATATATATGTTGCCAGTACCAACGACCACTTGTATCTGAATTCGAGTGGCAAGTTTGAGTATGCTTCAGAACCTTTGGAAAATCATTTCAGACCATCGGTTGATGTGTTTTTTAATAGTCTTCAAGCAAACTGGATTTATCCCGATGTTGCTGTGCTTCTCACAGGAATGGGAAGTGACGGCGCTTATGGTCTGAGACAACTGAAAAAATCAGGCTGGCATACAATTGCTCAGGATGAAGAGACGTCTGTCGTATATGGAATGCCAAAAGCAGCTAAAGAGCTGAATGCAGCTTCTGAAATTTTACCCATAGGTGAAATCGCCGATGCTATAATAAAAAAAATATACTTAAGGAGAGATAATGTCTAA